Proteins from a single region of Syntrophales bacterium:
- a CDS encoding NAD(P)-dependent oxidoreductase — MRIGITGTQGFIGGFLCRFLSGEGHEAVSLDAFTRRGAAEPDRGTIPGGLAWVLHFGASTSIPRSFEDPFGVYANNTEATLRALEIARLSRASFLFMSSYVYGRPQYLPIDESHPVEALNPYMGSKIAGESICRQWGGLTGIPVVVLRGFLIYGDSRSPGRLIPDLLASARSGAAFTLRDPAPRRDYLYIRDFAELVRKILSTEPVPAGTYNVGGGEIHSNLDVAERVRRLAPRPFNLAIADTPRRNDVDDIAADIRLVKRTFDWEPRYTLDQGVKEVLRATQADMSSD, encoded by the coding sequence ATGAGGATCGGGATCACCGGGACACAGGGATTCATCGGCGGCTTCCTATGCCGCTTCCTGTCCGGGGAGGGGCACGAGGCGGTCTCGCTGGACGCCTTCACCCGCCGTGGGGCGGCGGAGCCGGACCGGGGAACGATTCCCGGCGGGCTGGCGTGGGTTCTCCATTTCGGGGCCTCCACGTCGATCCCCCGGAGCTTCGAGGACCCCTTCGGCGTGTACGCCAACAACACGGAGGCGACGCTCCGTGCCCTGGAGATCGCCCGGCTCTCCCGGGCCTCGTTCCTGTTCATGAGCTCCTACGTCTACGGCCGGCCGCAGTACCTCCCCATTGATGAGTCCCATCCCGTCGAGGCGCTGAATCCCTACATGGGGAGCAAGATCGCCGGCGAGTCGATCTGCCGCCAGTGGGGCGGCCTCACGGGCATTCCCGTCGTCGTTCTGCGCGGCTTCCTGATCTACGGGGACAGCCGGTCGCCGGGCCGCCTGATCCCGGACCTGCTGGCGTCGGCGCGGAGCGGGGCGGCTTTCACGCTCCGGGACCCGGCGCCCCGGAGGGACTACCTCTACATCCGGGATTTTGCCGAACTTGTCCGGAAGATCCTATCCACGGAGCCGGTGCCGGCGGGAACGTACAACGTCGGCGGGGGCGAGATCCACAGCAACCTGGACGTAGCCGAGCGGGTCCGCCGGCTTGCACCAAGGCCTTTCAACCTGGCGATCGCGGACACGCCCAGGAGAAACGACGTCGACGACATCGCCGCGGACATCCGTCTCGTGAAGCGGACCTTTGACTGGGAGCCGCGATACACCCTCGATCAAGGGGTGAAGGAAGTCCTGCGAGCGACACAGGCCGACATGTCTTCAGACTGA
- a CDS encoding GDP-mannose 4,6-dehydratase: MDWKDKRVLVTGGAGFIGSHLTKRMVRLGARVSVLVKYRSIIDNVRLSPVWDDIEVIEGDLRNIDSLRQFRDASYDAVFHLAAYNHVGDSFLHVSEALQSNAVATANLLEYAPDFGRFVYISSSEVYGYQTAVPFAEEFMPFPISPYAIGKYAGELYARMKRHVTNQPIVCVRPFNTFGPYQSERAVIPELIVRCLRGLPVETTEGIQTREFNFVDNIIDAFVQVAGMPDPPLDKVVNIGSNREIAIRDLVRRIHEATGSSSELRIGHLPNRPTEIWRMCAANERAAELLGWTPRVAFEEGLERTVAWYRRYLEVFHQPRSALNEL; the protein is encoded by the coding sequence ATGGACTGGAAGGATAAGCGCGTTCTGGTGACGGGAGGGGCCGGCTTCATCGGCTCCCATTTGACGAAGCGGATGGTCCGGCTGGGAGCGCGTGTGTCCGTCCTGGTGAAATACCGGAGCATCATCGACAATGTCCGCCTGAGTCCGGTCTGGGACGACATCGAGGTGATCGAGGGGGATCTCCGGAACATCGATTCGCTGAGACAGTTCCGCGACGCGTCCTACGACGCGGTCTTTCACCTCGCGGCGTACAACCACGTCGGAGACAGTTTCCTTCATGTCAGCGAAGCCCTCCAGTCCAATGCGGTAGCGACGGCCAATCTTCTGGAATACGCTCCGGATTTCGGACGGTTCGTCTACATTTCCTCGTCGGAGGTCTACGGGTATCAGACGGCGGTTCCCTTCGCGGAGGAATTCATGCCGTTTCCCATCTCACCGTACGCCATCGGCAAATACGCGGGAGAGCTCTACGCCAGAATGAAGCGGCACGTTACGAACCAGCCCATCGTCTGCGTGCGGCCATTCAACACGTTCGGCCCCTACCAGAGCGAGCGGGCCGTGATTCCCGAGCTGATCGTCCGCTGCCTCCGGGGGCTCCCCGTGGAGACCACGGAGGGCATCCAGACGAGAGAATTCAACTTTGTCGACAACATCATCGACGCCTTTGTACAGGTGGCCGGAATGCCGGATCCTCCGCTGGACAAGGTCGTCAACATCGGCTCCAACCGTGAGATCGCCATCCGGGATCTGGTCCGCCGGATCCACGAGGCGACGGGATCGAGCTCGGAACTCCGGATCGGCCACCTCCCGAACCGGCCGACGGAGATCTGGCGCATGTGCGCTGCCAATGAACGGGCCGCGGAGCTCCTGGGGTGGACCCCCCGGGTAGCCTTCGAGGAAGGGCTGGAGCGGACGGTCGCCTGGTACCGCCGGTACCTGGAGGTGTTCCATCAGCCCCGGTCCGCCCTCAACGAGCTGTGA
- the asnB gene encoding asparagine synthase (glutamine-hydrolyzing) has product MCGIAGIINKDAGPAGQEILQAMMAVMGHRGPDDEGVYASGQVALGHRRLSIIDLSPAGHQPMRYGNLVIVYNGEIYNYLELRQELETQGHRFETGSDTEVILHAYDAWGEACLQRFTGMWAFAILDEAKREVFFARDRFGIKPLYYSDGENRFLFASEIKAVLAGGAPARVNDQRLVEYIVVGTTDHTEETFFFGIRQILPGCWMRIDLPSFRIRTERYFDLTGRPDSLPPTVEDFADRLERSVRLHLRSDVPVGTCLSGGLDSSVVAALAAAMNRENGNSRFDAVTARSESPETDETPYARLVAEHCGLQWHVAAPGYDDFAEHIERCLWFQEEPVGSPSVFMQYWVMKTAKEAGLKVMLDGQGGDEILLGYERYYIAFFWELFRKGRLRSLLEEYGLAIRNSRMGFWWFLASVGYFSSFPLRRAVLHRRARFLKPESLERSNSMIRSLSRDVFRLRKLQAKEVMGQQLPHLLRYEDRNSMAFSIEARVPYIEGDCVRTALDLPAEWKIRGGYTKYPLRKMAEKILPGEIAWRRNKFGFEAPADLWLKRHQAIMQAEIDRSSLLNRVCKQIPDLGTLNTEMQWRLYNIAIWEKMFDVLSQD; this is encoded by the coding sequence ATGTGCGGCATTGCCGGAATCATAAACAAAGACGCCGGGCCCGCCGGGCAGGAGATCCTTCAGGCCATGATGGCGGTCATGGGGCATCGGGGCCCCGACGATGAAGGGGTCTATGCGTCCGGTCAGGTAGCCCTGGGCCACCGGCGCCTGTCCATCATCGACCTGTCCCCCGCTGGGCACCAGCCCATGCGCTATGGCAACCTGGTGATCGTTTACAACGGGGAAATATACAACTATTTGGAATTGCGTCAGGAACTGGAAACCCAGGGGCACCGGTTCGAGACCGGGTCGGACACGGAAGTGATTCTTCACGCCTACGACGCGTGGGGAGAGGCGTGCCTCCAACGCTTCACAGGCATGTGGGCCTTTGCGATTCTCGACGAAGCGAAACGGGAGGTCTTCTTCGCCCGGGACCGTTTCGGGATCAAGCCCCTGTATTACTCCGACGGGGAGAATCGATTCCTCTTTGCCTCGGAGATCAAGGCCGTCCTGGCGGGCGGCGCACCCGCCCGCGTCAACGACCAGCGACTCGTCGAGTATATCGTCGTGGGGACAACGGATCACACGGAGGAGACCTTTTTCTTCGGCATCCGGCAGATCCTCCCGGGGTGCTGGATGCGTATCGACCTTCCCTCCTTCCGGATCCGGACGGAGCGATACTTCGATCTGACCGGCCGGCCGGACTCGCTGCCTCCGACGGTCGAGGACTTTGCGGACCGCCTGGAGCGCTCCGTCCGTCTCCACCTGCGGAGCGACGTTCCCGTCGGGACCTGCCTGTCAGGGGGGCTCGACTCGTCCGTGGTTGCCGCCCTGGCGGCGGCCATGAACCGGGAGAACGGGAACAGCCGGTTCGACGCCGTCACGGCCCGCTCGGAAAGTCCGGAAACGGACGAGACCCCTTACGCCCGGCTGGTCGCCGAGCACTGCGGCCTCCAGTGGCACGTCGCCGCTCCCGGCTACGACGATTTCGCGGAGCACATCGAGCGGTGCCTCTGGTTTCAGGAAGAGCCCGTCGGCAGCCCTTCCGTCTTCATGCAGTACTGGGTCATGAAGACGGCGAAAGAGGCGGGCCTGAAGGTCATGCTGGACGGTCAGGGAGGCGACGAGATCCTTCTGGGGTATGAACGCTACTACATAGCCTTTTTCTGGGAGCTTTTCCGGAAGGGCCGCCTGCGAAGCCTCCTGGAGGAATACGGCCTGGCCATCCGGAATTCCCGCATGGGATTCTGGTGGTTCCTCGCCTCCGTGGGCTATTTCTCCAGTTTTCCCCTCCGCCGGGCCGTCCTGCACAGGCGGGCGCGGTTCCTGAAGCCGGAGTCCCTGGAGCGCTCGAATTCCATGATCCGCAGCCTCTCCCGGGACGTCTTCCGGCTCCGGAAACTGCAGGCCAAGGAAGTCATGGGACAGCAGCTTCCCCACCTCCTTCGTTACGAGGACCGCAACTCCATGGCCTTTTCCATCGAGGCCAGGGTCCCCTATATCGAGGGGGACTGTGTCCGGACGGCCCTGGACCTGCCCGCGGAATGGAAGATCCGGGGAGGATATACCAAGTATCCGCTTAGAAAAATGGCGGAAAAGATCCTGCCGGGGGAAATCGCCTGGCGGCGCAACAAGTTCGGCTTCGAGGCGCCCGCCGATTTGTGGCTGAAACGGCATCAGGCAATCATGCAGGCCGAGATCGATCGCTCAAGCTTGCTCAACAGAGTTTGCAAACAGATTCCCGACCTCGGAACTTTAAATACTGAAATGCAGTGGCGTCTTTATAACATCGCCATCTGGGAGAAGATGTTCGATGTCTTATCGCAGGATTGA
- a CDS encoding glycosyltransferase, producing the protein MKRKILIWPSTYPTEGSFVSGIFTKEQAEVLSRRYDVAVGLARIPSWRRMLEGKDRPRTVEQVQNGLPVFRQEAIAPPRSFALRILFYRLLAETLFARVVSRWGRPDLIHAYMVYPAGWTAVRVAKRHGIPVVLTEYTGPFSVHLETRLQRRLVRETLDSCDHLVTASPGLAREIESFQPVRKVSPLGIMVKTGFFTPSPDDEPPGPRTRFLTVALLDPAKGIHNLVEALHLLEKKGFANCELWIGGDGPARAALEVQAKRLGVDGRCRFLGLLKPAEVRTWMRRCDVFVLPSLVETFGVVIGEAMACGKPVIATRCTGPEFILTKENGLLVDIDSSRDLAAAMERVLAGAVRYEESVIRRTVTDRFGEDAYLDNLSRIYESLMAAPGGR; encoded by the coding sequence ATGAAACGGAAGATCCTGATCTGGCCGTCCACCTATCCGACGGAGGGTTCCTTCGTCAGCGGGATCTTCACCAAGGAGCAGGCCGAGGTCCTCTCGAGGCGCTACGATGTGGCGGTGGGCCTGGCGCGGATCCCCAGCTGGAGGAGGATGCTCGAGGGAAAGGATCGGCCCCGGACGGTGGAGCAGGTTCAGAACGGTCTCCCCGTGTTTCGGCAGGAAGCCATCGCCCCACCCCGTTCCTTTGCCCTGCGCATCCTTTTCTACCGCCTGCTGGCGGAAACGCTCTTTGCCAGGGTTGTGTCCCGTTGGGGGCGGCCGGACCTGATCCACGCCTACATGGTCTACCCGGCCGGATGGACGGCAGTCCGGGTCGCGAAACGGCACGGCATTCCCGTCGTCCTGACCGAATACACGGGACCCTTCTCGGTGCACCTGGAAACGCGCCTGCAACGGCGACTGGTCCGGGAGACCCTCGATTCCTGCGATCACCTTGTGACCGCCAGTCCGGGGCTGGCGAGGGAGATCGAATCGTTTCAGCCGGTGAGGAAGGTCTCCCCTCTCGGGATTATGGTGAAAACAGGGTTCTTCACGCCTTCCCCCGATGACGAGCCACCCGGTCCGCGCACCCGCTTCCTGACCGTGGCGCTCCTGGATCCGGCCAAGGGGATCCACAACCTCGTGGAGGCCCTGCATCTCCTCGAGAAAAAAGGATTCGCGAACTGCGAACTCTGGATCGGCGGCGACGGTCCGGCACGGGCAGCGCTGGAAGTGCAGGCAAAGCGCCTCGGGGTCGATGGCCGCTGCCGCTTCCTGGGGCTCCTCAAGCCGGCGGAGGTCCGCACATGGATGCGTCGGTGCGACGTCTTTGTTCTGCCAAGCCTCGTGGAGACCTTCGGGGTGGTCATCGGGGAGGCGATGGCCTGCGGGAAGCCGGTGATCGCAACCCGCTGCACCGGTCCGGAGTTCATCCTTACAAAGGAGAACGGCCTGTTGGTCGATATAGACAGCAGCCGGGATCTTGCCGCGGCCATGGAGCGGGTCCTGGCGGGAGCCGTCCGCTATGAGGAGTCTGTGATTCGCAGGACGGTGACGGACCGCTTTGGAGAAGATGCGTATCTGGACAATCTGTCCCGGATTTACGAGTCGCTGATGGCGGCTCCGGGTGGTCGCTGA
- a CDS encoding glycosyltransferase family 4 protein, protein MNILLCAEWFAPSVGGVQRVIRELGETLSRRGYNVTVATTRMDERSFDALNGVHIRQFAVSGNGVEGIRGDAEAYRRFVLDGGFDSMLVYAAQQWTFDALWPILDRIPARKIHVPCGYSCLYEPGYSEYYRQMPDVLRRFDHLVFNATDYRDIRFARENGLERFSVLPNGASEKEFAASPVPDLRQQLGIDPDAFVFLSVGTPPFAKGHAEVAQAYAGASFPFPTCLVLDGRYERRDQPPTQGPGDRIRLHLRALLKKVLLGRENPVRNLLLAYRSILRQRDKQIVFTDLPREKMIAAFFTADLFVFASRVEYSPLVLFEAAAAGLPFLTVPVGNAEEIAQWTGAGEIVPAERDRVENTRVSADVLSQAMAGLAVDRERLMTLGRQGRERWRQNYTWEKIVGRYEEILCSDGPGRS, encoded by the coding sequence GTGAATATCCTTCTGTGTGCCGAGTGGTTCGCTCCCAGTGTCGGGGGGGTCCAGCGAGTCATCCGGGAGCTCGGGGAGACGCTTTCCCGGCGGGGCTACAATGTCACGGTGGCCACGACGAGGATGGACGAGCGGTCCTTCGACGCGCTGAACGGGGTCCATATCCGGCAGTTCGCCGTCTCCGGAAACGGGGTGGAAGGGATCCGGGGGGACGCGGAGGCGTACCGGCGGTTCGTTCTCGACGGCGGATTCGACTCGATGCTCGTTTACGCCGCCCAGCAGTGGACGTTCGATGCCCTCTGGCCGATCCTCGATCGGATCCCGGCCCGCAAGATTCACGTCCCCTGCGGGTATTCCTGCCTTTACGAACCGGGTTACAGCGAATACTACCGCCAAATGCCGGACGTCCTTAGGCGGTTCGATCACCTGGTGTTCAACGCCACGGATTATCGGGACATCCGGTTTGCCAGGGAGAACGGATTGGAACGCTTTTCGGTCCTTCCGAACGGAGCCAGCGAAAAGGAATTCGCCGCCTCTCCCGTCCCGGATCTGCGGCAGCAGCTCGGCATTGACCCGGATGCCTTCGTCTTCCTGTCCGTCGGAACCCCCCCCTTTGCCAAGGGGCATGCGGAGGTGGCCCAGGCCTACGCCGGGGCCTCTTTCCCCTTTCCAACCTGCCTGGTCCTGGACGGCCGCTACGAGCGGCGGGACCAGCCTCCGACGCAGGGTCCCGGAGACCGGATCCGTCTTCATCTGCGGGCGCTCCTGAAAAAGGTGCTGCTGGGGCGGGAGAATCCCGTGCGGAACCTTCTCCTTGCCTATCGGAGCATCCTGCGGCAGCGGGATAAGCAGATCGTCTTCACCGACCTGCCCCGGGAAAAGATGATCGCCGCCTTCTTCACGGCAGACCTCTTCGTCTTCGCATCGCGGGTGGAGTACTCTCCCCTCGTCCTCTTCGAGGCCGCCGCTGCGGGGCTGCCGTTTCTGACGGTGCCCGTCGGCAATGCCGAAGAGATCGCACAATGGACCGGGGCCGGGGAGATCGTCCCTGCCGAGCGGGATCGGGTTGAAAACACTCGCGTCTCCGCGGACGTTCTCTCGCAGGCCATGGCCGGTCTGGCGGTGGACAGGGAGCGGCTCATGACGCTCGGGCGGCAGGGGCGGGAAAGATGGCGGCAAAATTATACGTGGGAGAAAATCGTCGGACGGTATGAAGAAATCCTCTGCAGCGACGGTCCGGGAAGGTCGTAG
- a CDS encoding NAD-dependent epimerase/dehydratase family protein produces the protein MKALVLGGNGFIGSHLVDRLLAEGHDVRVFDKYGERFRPSLRGVDYHLGDFGNRGLLAEALRGREVAYHLVWNTLPKTSNDDAPFDVSSNLADTLFLLEECVRHKIGQIVFVSSGGTVYGNPRSLPVSEDSPTEPLCSYGITKLAVEKYLALYRHLHGLDYTILRPSNPYGFRQDPQGAQGAVSVFLWRLARGEAVEIWGDGSIIRDYLYIGDLVDGIYRASVARTPSRIFNLGSGRGTSLNQVLSTIRAATGREPTVHYTEGRRFDVPEICLDIERARRELGWEPSTSLEEGVGRTWSQILEVCRP, from the coding sequence ATGAAGGCCCTCGTGCTGGGCGGCAACGGATTCATCGGATCCCATCTGGTGGACCGTCTGCTGGCGGAGGGCCACGACGTTCGGGTGTTCGACAAGTACGGGGAACGCTTTCGTCCCTCTCTGCGCGGGGTGGACTATCACCTCGGCGATTTCGGCAACCGCGGCCTCCTGGCGGAGGCACTTCGCGGTCGGGAGGTGGCGTACCACCTTGTCTGGAACACCCTTCCGAAAACGTCCAATGACGATGCCCCCTTTGACGTCTCTTCCAACCTGGCGGACACCCTTTTTCTCCTCGAGGAGTGCGTGCGCCATAAGATCGGCCAGATCGTCTTCGTCTCTTCGGGCGGCACGGTGTACGGGAATCCCCGGAGCCTGCCCGTTTCCGAGGACAGCCCGACGGAACCGCTCTGCTCGTACGGCATCACGAAGCTGGCGGTGGAAAAATACCTGGCCCTGTACCGCCATCTCCATGGACTGGATTACACGATTCTCCGTCCCTCCAATCCATACGGCTTCCGGCAGGATCCGCAGGGGGCCCAGGGGGCCGTTTCCGTTTTCCTGTGGCGGCTGGCCCGCGGAGAGGCGGTGGAGATCTGGGGAGATGGCAGCATCATCCGGGATTACCTGTACATCGGAGACCTGGTGGACGGAATCTATCGGGCCTCCGTGGCCCGGACGCCTTCCCGGATTTTCAACCTCGGAAGCGGCCGGGGGACCTCCCTCAATCAGGTGCTGTCGACGATCCGGGCAGCCACGGGGCGGGAGCCGACTGTCCATTACACGGAGGGAAGGCGGTTCGACGTCCCGGAGATCTGTCTTGATATCGAAAGGGCGAGACGCGAACTGGGATGGGAGCCCTCGACCTCCCTCGAGGAAGGTGTCGGGAGGACCTGGAGCCAGATCCTGGAGGTCTGCCGACCGTGA
- a CDS encoding alpha-1,2-fucosyltransferase, producing MERADTPLVIVRLNGGLGNQLFQYATGRMLADHHRTELKLDLSAFHTGKERTYRLNHLRVRERIAGDDEIDALCGPPRNSFRGIVFRLLQRMRPYHRRFVFQERCIGRYDPDILRTPKSVYLRGYWQSEKYFLTVAGDIRREIAEIEPRDAHSREMEKEMLRTASASVHVRRGDYVTDPAACEVHGLCDGDYYRRCVRFLDERVKNLRLFIFSDEPDWVRRNMDLGSSAVVVDHNGGERDYEDLLLMSRCRYHIVANSSFSWWGAWLCDFQDKIVLAPRNWFRAGVLEETDIVPDSWIRM from the coding sequence ATGGAAAGGGCAGACACACCACTGGTGATCGTTCGCCTGAACGGCGGGCTGGGCAACCAGTTGTTCCAGTACGCGACGGGCCGGATGCTCGCCGATCACCACCGGACGGAGCTGAAACTGGACCTATCGGCCTTTCATACCGGCAAGGAACGCACCTACCGTCTGAATCACCTCCGGGTTCGGGAACGCATCGCCGGCGACGACGAAATCGACGCCCTCTGCGGACCGCCCCGGAACTCGTTTCGGGGGATTGTCTTCCGTCTCCTGCAGAGAATGAGACCGTACCACCGGCGTTTCGTTTTCCAGGAAAGGTGCATTGGCCGTTACGATCCGGACATTCTCAGAACCCCGAAGAGCGTCTACCTCCGTGGCTACTGGCAGAGCGAGAAATACTTTCTGACGGTCGCCGGCGACATCCGGAGGGAGATCGCCGAAATCGAACCCCGGGACGCCCACAGCCGGGAGATGGAGAAGGAGATGCTCCGGACCGCCTCCGCGAGCGTCCATGTCCGACGGGGTGACTATGTGACGGACCCCGCCGCCTGCGAGGTCCACGGCCTCTGCGACGGGGATTATTACCGGCGGTGCGTACGGTTCCTCGATGAACGGGTGAAAAACCTCCGCCTGTTCATATTTTCCGACGAGCCCGATTGGGTGCGGCGGAACATGGATCTGGGAAGCTCGGCTGTCGTGGTGGATCACAACGGCGGGGAAAGGGACTACGAAGACCTGCTGCTCATGAGCCGATGCCGTTACCACATCGTCGCGAACAGCAGCTTCAGCTGGTGGGGAGCCTGGCTGTGCGATTTCCAGGACAAGATCGTCCTGGCGCCCCGGAACTGGTTCCGGGCAGGCGTCCTGGAAGAGACGGACATCGTTCCGGATTCCTGGATCAGGATGTAA
- a CDS encoding nucleotidyltransferase family protein codes for MKILVMCGGRGRRLGTLTDRVPKPLVCLNGKTILELKIEEYLRQGCRDFIFCVGYRGDLIREAVRPYEDRMEAVFSDAGEDAGILERLCHARDLFNDRVFMTYGDTFTNLSLSRLFAFHEEGGHEATLVTASIQNPFGLVEFDGRSRVTSFREKPVLQYYIGHAVIRKSALRFVPEEIRRMRDGEGLVAFFKILMAMEKLGAYEHKGLEISFNTPDELKVAEEKLCQFYTMSEVEDGLEG; via the coding sequence ATGAAGATTCTTGTCATGTGCGGGGGACGCGGCCGGCGCCTGGGAACGCTAACGGACCGGGTTCCCAAACCTCTGGTCTGCCTCAACGGGAAGACCATCCTGGAACTCAAGATCGAGGAATACCTGAGGCAGGGATGCAGGGACTTCATTTTCTGCGTCGGATACCGGGGGGATCTCATCCGGGAGGCGGTGCGACCGTATGAGGATCGCATGGAGGCCGTCTTCTCCGACGCCGGGGAGGACGCCGGCATCCTGGAGCGCCTCTGCCATGCCCGGGATCTGTTCAACGACCGGGTTTTCATGACGTACGGGGACACCTTCACCAACCTGTCCCTGTCAAGACTGTTCGCCTTCCACGAGGAGGGCGGCCACGAAGCGACCCTCGTCACGGCCTCCATCCAGAATCCCTTCGGGCTGGTGGAGTTCGACGGCCGCAGCCGGGTGACCAGTTTCCGGGAGAAACCGGTCCTGCAGTACTACATCGGTCATGCCGTGATCCGGAAATCGGCCCTCCGGTTCGTACCCGAGGAGATCCGCCGCATGAGGGATGGGGAGGGCCTGGTGGCCTTCTTCAAGATTCTGATGGCCATGGAAAAGCTCGGGGCCTACGAGCACAAGGGGCTGGAGATCAGCTTCAACACGCCCGACGAGCTGAAGGTAGCGGAAGAAAAGCTCTGTCAATTCTATACGATGTCCGAGGTGGAAGATGGACTGGAAGGATAA
- a CDS encoding glycosyltransferase: MSSPKVTVLMPVHNGAPYLERAVDSILRQTCEAFELLVIDDASTDESWDILSALHDPRIRLVRHEKNRDLVATLNEGLDLARGEYVARMDQDDISLPERLEKQAAFLERHGDVGIVAVGARLIDERDRPRAVLPLLAGHGLLRWSFCFGCPIAHAGVMMRRSLILELGAYREEAFRCEDYDLWTRAADKTRLAMLPEVLLLLRRHASSMTRVWPEDNVRNALRVAGAHIRTILGEEPPPGALRTLWLQDVRVPADAVAAADWMGRLQDSVLSDPSLNPAEKEIIRLDAAARLFKLFMRGISHPGVWPILGRSLKADPFVVVRQALSFPRRLFPGMGLS; encoded by the coding sequence GTGAGTTCCCCGAAGGTGACGGTCCTGATGCCGGTCCACAACGGCGCTCCCTACCTGGAGCGCGCCGTGGACAGCATCCTGCGCCAGACTTGCGAAGCGTTCGAGCTGCTGGTCATCGACGACGCCTCCACCGACGAAAGCTGGGACATTTTGTCCGCCCTGCACGATCCGAGGATCCGGCTTGTCCGGCACGAAAAGAACAGGGATCTGGTCGCGACCCTCAACGAGGGGCTGGATCTGGCCCGCGGGGAGTATGTCGCCCGCATGGACCAGGACGACATCAGCCTGCCGGAGCGCCTGGAGAAGCAGGCGGCGTTCCTGGAGCGACACGGGGACGTGGGCATCGTGGCTGTGGGAGCGAGGCTGATCGACGAGCGGGACCGTCCCCGAGCCGTCCTGCCCCTCCTGGCGGGTCACGGCCTGCTCCGCTGGTCTTTCTGCTTCGGTTGCCCCATCGCCCATGCGGGCGTGATGATGCGCCGCTCCCTGATCCTCGAACTGGGCGCCTACCGGGAAGAGGCCTTCCGGTGCGAGGATTATGACCTCTGGACCCGGGCGGCGGATAAAACCAGGCTGGCGATGCTCCCGGAGGTTCTGCTGCTGCTGCGCCGGCATGCCTCGAGCATGACCCGCGTCTGGCCGGAGGACAACGTCCGCAACGCCCTCCGCGTCGCCGGCGCTCACATCCGGACAATCCTGGGCGAGGAGCCCCCGCCGGGCGCGCTCCGCACCCTCTGGCTTCAGGATGTAAGGGTGCCCGCCGATGCGGTGGCCGCGGCGGATTGGATGGGCCGTCTCCAGGATTCGGTCCTGTCCGATCCCTCACTGAATCCCGCGGAGAAAGAAATCATCCGCCTCGACGCCGCGGCAAGGCTGTTCAAGCTTTTCATGCGGGGGATCTCGCATCCCGGGGTATGGCCCATCCTCGGCCGGTCCCTGAAGGCGGATCCGTTTGTGGTCGTCCGGCAGGCCCTGTCGTTTCCGCGGCGGCTTTTCCCCGGCATGGGGCTATCATGA
- a CDS encoding FkbM family methyltransferase, which produces MPPEDLLAYKSNTYSQNGEDGVIAAIFDRIGTTTRTCCEFGAWDGVHLSNCRRLILEGWSALMIEGDPERFHLLVSCYADKPSVVCVNRFVDKGPNSLDSIMKENGIGDLDFLSIDIDGLDYEILEALTVRPRVICIEVNAGHDPDLKTRIDRRVAQDNVGQPLRTFVEMADAKGYALVCYTGNAFFVRRDAIDGSRLPVLTGRQAYEYFLGRLSPTEREWLYLVNLGLVNPGVSFANPFLTRGALGIRPLRAFRLSLRPAIFRFLRMIRQGRRGRLPT; this is translated from the coding sequence ATGCCACCGGAAGACCTGCTCGCCTACAAATCGAATACGTATTCGCAGAATGGCGAGGACGGTGTCATCGCCGCCATTTTCGACAGGATCGGGACGACAACGAGGACCTGCTGCGAATTCGGCGCGTGGGACGGCGTCCATCTGAGCAACTGCCGCCGGCTCATTCTCGAGGGCTGGTCCGCCCTGATGATCGAAGGCGATCCCGAGCGGTTCCACCTGCTCGTCTCGTGTTACGCGGACAAACCGTCGGTCGTGTGCGTCAACCGCTTTGTCGACAAGGGGCCCAACAGCCTGGACTCAATCATGAAAGAGAACGGGATCGGAGACCTGGATTTCCTGAGCATCGACATCGATGGACTGGATTACGAGATCCTCGAAGCACTGACCGTCCGTCCCCGCGTGATCTGCATCGAGGTCAACGCGGGGCACGATCCCGATTTGAAGACAAGGATCGATCGTCGCGTTGCGCAGGACAACGTCGGCCAGCCGCTCCGGACATTTGTGGAGATGGCGGACGCGAAGGGGTATGCCCTTGTCTGCTACACGGGCAACGCCTTCTTCGTTCGCCGTGACGCGATCGACGGTTCCCGGCTCCCTGTCCTGACCGGCCGGCAGGCCTATGAATACTTCCTCGGGCGACTATCGCCGACGGAAAGGGAATGGCTGTACCTTGTCAATCTCGGACTGGTGAATCCCGGTGTTTCGTTCGCAAACCCGTTCCTGACGCGTGGTGCCCTGGGGATCCGCCCGCTCAGGGCTTTTCGGCTCTCGCTGAGGCCGGCGATCTTCCGATTCCTGAGGATGATCCGGCAGGGCCGGAGGGGAAGGCTTCCGACCTGA